ATGCTGCTTATTCCTGTGCTTCTACCATTGTCCTCAGAGTCAAATCACATCGATTTGACTTTTTTATTTTACCCATAATTTAAGAAAGGAAGCGAAGAAGATGGATTACATTAAATTATTGGACCAAATAGACAGTTTTGTGTGGGGGCCGCCATTACTGATTTTATTGGTCGGAACCGGTATTTTACTAACCCTCAGGCTAAAGTTAATACAGGTTTTCCGTCTACCCATGGCCTTAAAGTTAATCTTCACTGCCAGGAATAACGGCAGCGGTGATGTTACTAGTTTTGCTGCCCTTTGCACTGCGTTGGCCGCCACTGTGGGGACAGGCAACATTGTGGGTGTGGCTACTGCTGTAAAGGCCGGTGGACCTGGTGCAATCTTTTGGATGTGGATGGCCGCCTTCTTTGGTATGGCCACCAAATATGCAGAGGGTCTGCTGGCTGTCAAGTACCGCTCGGTGGATGCCAATGGTCAAATCTCCGGTGGACCCATGTATTACATTGAGCGGGGTTTGGGTAAAAAGTTTCGCCCTCTGGCTATTATGTTTGCCGCCAGTGGGGTGCTGGTTGCCTTCTTTGGCATTGGTACTTTCCCCCAGGTCAATGCCATTGTGGATTCTTGCCAATTAACCTTGGGCATACCTAACTATGTTACGGCTATCGTAATTACCTTGCTGGTAGCTCTGGTGACCCTGGGAGGTTTGAAAAGCATTGCCAGGGTATCATCCAAAATTGTCCCCTTTATGGCGATATTCTATTTGTTTACCTGTGGTTATATTTTGATCAAATTTGCCGACCAAGTGCCCGGTGCTATTCAGTTAGTTATTTCCAGTGCCTTTTCCGGTACCGCTGCTGCGGGAGGTTTTTTAGGAGCCACTGTCATGATGGCTATTCGGAACGGCGTGGCCAGGGGTGTATTTTCTAACGAGTCAGGCTTGGGTAGTGCACCCATTGCGGCAGCAGCTGCAAAAACAAAATGGCCTGCGGAACAAGGACTTATTTCCATGACAGGTACCTTTATCGATACCATTATTATCTGCACTTTAACAGGCTTATCTCTGGTGGTTACCGGTGTTTGGGCAGGAGATACCAATGGGGCGGCCATGACCCAGGAGGCATTTACTGCAGCACTACCAGGGATTGGGCCGGTGATCTTAACCGTAGGTTTAGTGCTATTTGCCTTTACCACCATTTTGGGGTGGAATTATTATGGGGAACGCTGTTGTGAGTATCTTTTTGGTGTTAAGGGTATCAAGCCTTACCGTATTATCTTTATAGGTTTAGTAGCTACAGGTGCCTTTCTAAAACTGGAAGCCATTTGGTTGCTGGCAGATATTGTTAATGGCTTAATGGCCATTCCTAACTTGATTGCTTTGCTAGGTCTTTCCGGTGTAGTAGTAATGGAAACCAACCGTTATTTGGAACATATGGCTAACAGAACACTTTCAGCGGATAAAGAGCAAGCGGCCTAAAACAAAAAACACCCCACGGGGTGTTTTTTAATACCTAAAACCATACGGACCTAAAGCCTAGCTAATTAATATGTACACACGGTACATAATTATCTGCAGCCTCAGCCGCCTTTGCCGATCATTCTAAACACAAGCAAAACAATAATACCAAGAGCTAAAAAGGAACCAATAGTGCTAAGATCCATCGTACCTACCCCCTTCGTGGCTTAATTT
This region of Desulforamulus ferrireducens genomic DNA includes:
- a CDS encoding alanine/glycine:cation symporter family protein, producing the protein MDYIKLLDQIDSFVWGPPLLILLVGTGILLTLRLKLIQVFRLPMALKLIFTARNNGSGDVTSFAALCTALAATVGTGNIVGVATAVKAGGPGAIFWMWMAAFFGMATKYAEGLLAVKYRSVDANGQISGGPMYYIERGLGKKFRPLAIMFAASGVLVAFFGIGTFPQVNAIVDSCQLTLGIPNYVTAIVITLLVALVTLGGLKSIARVSSKIVPFMAIFYLFTCGYILIKFADQVPGAIQLVISSAFSGTAAAGGFLGATVMMAIRNGVARGVFSNESGLGSAPIAAAAAKTKWPAEQGLISMTGTFIDTIIICTLTGLSLVVTGVWAGDTNGAAMTQEAFTAALPGIGPVILTVGLVLFAFTTILGWNYYGERCCEYLFGVKGIKPYRIIFIGLVATGAFLKLEAIWLLADIVNGLMAIPNLIALLGLSGVVVMETNRYLEHMANRTLSADKEQAA